From the Candidatus Krumholzibacteriia bacterium genome, the window GGGGTCTCGACCACCGGCGTCGCCGGCCCAGGAGGGGGCACCGAGGACAAGCCGGTCGGCACGGTGTGGATCGGCTTCGCCGACGCCGAGGGAGCCGTGGCACGGTTGCGTCGCCTGGGCGGCGACCGCTCGCTCGTGCGGCACTGGAGCGTGGCGGCGACGCTCGACGCGATCCGGCGGGGGCGGAGGGCGTTCGCGGATCGCAACGCCGGAACACGGTGAAGGCCGACGGCAGACGGTCGACACGGACAGATGCCCCGGCCCCCTACAAGCCCGTCACGGAATACCCCCGCTCCACCAGCTCCTCGTGCAAGTGGCGGATGTGGGACGGTCCTACCTCACAGCATCCGCCGAGCAGGGTGGCTCCCGACGCGAGCCACTCCAGGGCGAACGTCGCGTATTCCTCCGGGCCCAGGTCTTCGCGTGCCGTCAGCACATCGACGGTTCCACCGGGCTCCAGCGCGTCGACCGATTCGAACCCGTTCGCGTAGGCGCCGAAGGGAAGGCCCGAGCCGACCAGGGGTGGCAACGCGCGCCGAATCGCCTCCGGGGTGGAGCAGTTGAGGAGCAGACCACGCAACGGCAGCTCCCGGACTGCAGCGACCATGTCCTCCACCGGCTCTCCCGAACGCAGCGCGGCGGAGCCGTCGTCGCGGACCGTGAAACCCAGAAGCACCGGCTTTCCGGCAGACAGGGCCACCTCGGCGGCGATCCGACCTTCGCGGACGGACGACATGGTTTCGCAGAGGAAGCAATCGACCTTCGGTTGGGTCTCGACGATGGCACGGTACTGTTCGAAGCACTCGTCGTCCGAAGGCACCAGATCGGAACGGAAGCTTCCCACCAGGGGAGGCAGGCATCCGGCCAGCTGTACCGGTCCGAAGGGACAGCCGGTCGTCTGACGGGCGGCCGCCGCCAGGTCGTAGGCCTGCTCCTGCAGCGGTTCGAACCACCCGAGGTCGCCGCTCCGGGCCAGTCGGGCCGCGGTGGCCGTGTACGTGTTCAGCGTCAGGACCCGAGCGCCGGCTCGGATGAAGTCTTCGTGCACGCTCTGCACGAGCTCCGGGCGTTTCCGCATCACCTGCAGGGACCAGAGAGGGTGGGCGGGCAGCCGCGAACGCTTGTGCAGCTCCTGTCCCAGGCCGCCATCGAGCAGGACGATCTTCGTCAGAGCCTCGTTCCAGACCGCGGTGTCTTTCGCTTCATCCCTTTCCTGCGCTGTCATGGTCCATGCCGCCTCTCCGTCTCGGAAACGCCTCGCCGGAATCCGGTGGGCCCTCGACCAATCCTTCGTCTTCCGGATGGTAAGAGCAGGCGGAGGCGAACGAAAGTGAGCAGCCCGGAGCGAGCGGCGCGCGGCAGTGCTCGCCGGCAGCCTCTGCGACCGTCGGCCGATGCCCCGGCGGATCGGTGGGGTCGGGCTCGGCAGAAGCCATGGCCCCACCGGCACCGAAACGTCGCGTCTCCGGCGAAGACACTCGTTCTCCCGTGTCCCTCGGAGACCGCCATGATCTCGATCCGCATCGTCCCGGCCGTGGCCCTGGCCCTCGTGCTCTGCATC encodes:
- a CDS encoding homocysteine S-methyltransferase family protein: MTAQERDEAKDTAVWNEALTKIVLLDGGLGQELHKRSRLPAHPLWSLQVMRKRPELVQSVHEDFIRAGARVLTLNTYTATAARLARSGDLGWFEPLQEQAYDLAAAARQTTGCPFGPVQLAGCLPPLVGSFRSDLVPSDDECFEQYRAIVETQPKVDCFLCETMSSVREGRIAAEVALSAGKPVLLGFTVRDDGSAALRSGEPVEDMVAAVRELPLRGLLLNCSTPEAIRRALPPLVGSGLPFGAYANGFESVDALEPGGTVDVLTAREDLGPEEYATFALEWLASGATLLGGCCEVGPSHIRHLHEELVERGYSVTGL